The Cervus elaphus chromosome 12, mCerEla1.1, whole genome shotgun sequence genome includes a region encoding these proteins:
- the LOC122704883 gene encoding guanine nucleotide-binding protein G(I)/G(S)/G(O) subunit gamma-5, with amino-acid sequence MSGSSSVAAMKKVVQQLRLEAGLNRVKVSQAAADLKQFCLQNAQHDPLLTGVSSSTNPFRPQKVCSFL; translated from the coding sequence ATGTCTGGTTCATCCAGCGTCGCGGCTATGAAAAAAGTGGTTCAACAGCTCCGGCTGGAGGCCGGGCTCAATCGGGTGAAGGTTTCCCAGGCAGCTGCAGATTTGAAACAGTTCTGTCTGCAGAATGCTCAACATGACCCTCTGCTGACTGGAGTATCTTCTAGTACAAATCCCTTCAGGCCCCAGAAAGTCTGTTCCTTTTTGTAG